In Phaeobacter inhibens DSM 16374, the following proteins share a genomic window:
- a CDS encoding ABC transporter ATP-binding protein translates to MTDPTGAKQVLEVRDLSKSFGALQASKNISLDLRAGEIHALIGPNGAGKSTLIKQISGELRPDSGSVSLLGHPVDDLSRVARARMGLGRTFQISALAMDFTVLQNAVLGALGARGGVFRFLGNVMRDKALVAQAEHALERVGLLSDAKRRTADLSHGQRRQLEVAVALTLQPRLFLMDEPMAGLGAGGSQALTGFLNTLRHEAPILLVEHDMDAVFALADRISVLVYGEVIATGTTDEIRNNAEVRRAYLGEEEAV, encoded by the coding sequence ATGACTGATCCAACGGGCGCAAAGCAGGTTTTGGAGGTCAGAGATCTTAGCAAATCCTTTGGCGCGTTGCAGGCCAGCAAGAACATCTCTCTGGATCTGCGTGCCGGAGAAATCCATGCCTTGATTGGTCCGAACGGCGCCGGAAAATCAACACTTATCAAGCAGATATCCGGGGAACTTCGTCCCGACAGCGGGTCCGTTTCGCTGCTTGGTCATCCGGTAGATGATCTGAGCCGTGTCGCACGAGCCCGGATGGGGCTGGGGCGTACCTTCCAGATCTCCGCCCTCGCGATGGACTTCACGGTATTGCAAAACGCGGTGCTCGGCGCGCTTGGCGCGCGGGGCGGCGTGTTTCGGTTCCTAGGCAATGTGATGCGGGACAAGGCATTGGTGGCGCAGGCGGAACACGCCTTGGAGCGCGTGGGCCTGTTGAGCGACGCAAAGCGGCGGACCGCGGACCTGTCACATGGCCAACGGCGCCAACTGGAGGTGGCGGTGGCGCTGACGCTGCAACCACGGCTGTTCCTGATGGATGAGCCGATGGCAGGCCTTGGGGCAGGTGGATCGCAGGCGCTGACAGGGTTTCTGAACACCCTGCGCCATGAGGCGCCGATCCTTCTGGTAGAGCATGATATGGATGCTGTCTTTGCTTTGGCGGATCGGATCAGCGTGTTGGTTTATGGCGAAGTCATCGCCACCGGCACCACCGATGAGATCCGCAACAACGCAGAGGTGCGACGCGCCTACTTGGGTGAGGAGGAGGCGGTATGA